The window CTACGCCCGCACGATGGGATTCACGACCCTCGTCCTGGCGCAGCTCGTCAACGCCTTCGCCTCGCGCTCCGAGGATCGCAGCGCCTTCCGCGCGCCCTTCGCGAATCGCGCCCTGTGGGCCGCCTGCGCCCTCTCGGCGATGCTCCAGGTCGCGGTGGTCTACTCCTCCGCCTTCGCCCGCGCCTTCGGGACCGTGCCCCTGGGACTTTCCGACTGGCTCGTCTGCGCGTGCGCCTCGCTCCCTGTTCTCGCCGTTTCGGAGGGGGTCGTCCTCGTTCGCCGGCTCTACAATCCCCGGTCATGAGCCCGCCCCTCACGACCCGTCGCGACGTCCTGCGCCTGCTCGCGGCCTCGGCCGCCGGGTTCGCGCTCCCCCTCCCCACTCTCGCCGAGGAGCCGACGATGTTGCGGCGGAAGATCCCGAAGTCGGGGGAATCGATCCCCGCCGTGGGGCTGGGGACCTATCGCGCCTTCGACCTCGAGGCGTCGGAGGCCGCGGAGTGGACCCGCGCGAAGGAGGCCCTGCGCCGCTTCGCGGCCGCGGGCGCGACGCTCGTCGACTCCTCGCCGATGTACGGAAAGGCGGAGGCGGCGATCGGCGCCCTGGTCGAGGAGAACGGCCTGCAGGGAAAGCTCTTCCTCGCGACGAAGGTCTGGATCGAGGGGCGCGAGGCCGGGGTCGCACAGATGGAATCCTCCCTCGCGAAGCTGCGGACCGGGCGGCTCGACCTCATCCAGGTGCACAACCTGCTCGACGTCGAGGTCCACCTGAAGACCCTCGCCGCATGGAAGCGGGAAGGGAAGGTCCGGTACGTCGGGGTCACCCACTGGCGCGACGACGCGCACGACGAGCTGGCGCGCTGCCTGGAGGCGCACGAGCTCGACTTCGTCCAGCTCAACTACTCCGCCCGGGAGCGCGCCGCCGAGAACCGCCTGCTGAAGGTCGCCGCCAACCGAGGGGTCGCGGTGATCGCGAACCGCCCGTTCGGCGCGGGGGAGCTCTTCAAGCGCGCCGCCGGGAAGCCGCTGCCGGAGTGGGCCGGGGAGATCGGGGCGGCCAGCTGGGCGCAGCTGTTCCTCAAGTACGTCCTCTCCCACCCCGCCGTGACCTGCGCGATCCCCGCGTCGCGGAAACCCGAGCACGTGATCGACAACCTCGGCGCCGCGACGGGCCCGCTCCCCGACGACAAGCAGCGGGCCCGGATCGCCGGGCTCGTCGATGGCCTCTGAGACCCGCGTTCGCCTCGTCGTCTCCGGACGCGTCCAGGGGGTGGGGTTTCGTTTCGCCGCCGGCGAGGCGGCCGCGGAGATCGGCGTCGCGGGCTGGGTGCGCAACCTCCCGGACGGTTCGGTCGAGATCGTGGCGCAGGGCCCCCCGTCGAAGGTCGCCTCGATGACGGCGTGGGCCGCTCGCGGACCGCGGTACGCCACCGTCGACGGGGTCCACGTGGAGGACCTGGAGCCCCTCCCCGGCCTCGCGGGCTTCGAGATCAGGCGTTGAGGGCGAGGAAGGCGTTCAGCTCCCTCTCCCACGCCTGCATGAACTCGCGGTAATACGCCTCGGTGAAGCGGTCCACGAACGCATCCCCCGCGGGGGAGAGGCTCGTGTGGGTATACGTCACGTCCGCGGCGCAACCGCGCGAGGCGGGATGGAGCCGTATCTCGAGGCGACAGGCCGTCACCCCCGGGGTGATCTTCAGCATCTCGACGAGTCCCGCATCCGGCTCGTGACGGGTCACGTACCAGATCGCCTCGGTCCCTTCCGACGGCGTCGTGAAGACGCAGTCCCGCTCCGCGACGCCGGAGGCGCTCACGACGAGGCGGGGCTCCCATCCTTCGGCCCACTCCAGCTCCCGAACCGGGCACAGCAGCGGGAAGACCTTCGCCGCTGGGGCGTTCAGCGTCTGGCGATAGGTGTGGGACGCGCGTCGGGGGGAGACGAGCTTCATGCCGTACCTCCGGTTTGCGGCAGCGGCAGGTCCACCGCCGCCTGGATCCGCCAGGCGCCGTCGATCCGGACGAACCAGTCCACGAATCCGCGGCGCTCCTCGTGAAGGGTGCCGTCGATCCGGACGGCGGCGTATTGGGTCCCGGTGACGAGGACGCCCGTCGGCGTGGGATCGACCTCCAGGTTCTCGACCCGGACCGCGACGATCTCCCCGGGGATCCCCTCGATCCCGCGAAGGAACCCCTCGACATCGACGGCTTCGCCGCCGTGGCTGCGGTGGGTGAAGCCGGGAGCGAGCCAGGGGCGCAGCGCCGCGACCCGGCGCCCCGCGATCGCGCGGGCGATCTCCTCCGAGGCTTCGATCAGTGCGGCACGGATCTCCACGTTCCCTCCGGGATCAGGTCGGCTTGATCCAGGTCAGCGAGTACCGCCAGAACAGGCGCCGGCGGACGACCGAACCCGCCAACCGCGCAGCGGCGATCCGGCGGATCTCGGGGATCGTCGCGTGCCGGTCGTGAATCTCGTGCAGGGCCCACGCAGCGCGGCTCGCTCGCGTCGGAAACGGCCGCCCCGACCGCAGCCACCGGATCGGGGGCGCGAGCGCCGCGCTGGCGGCCGAGACCACGTGGTCGCCGATCCCCGCGGGGGCGTGGAGGTCGACGACGACGAGCCTCCCCCCGGGGCGCAGCAGATCCGCCAGGCGGTCGAGCGCCGCCGCGAGGTCCATGTGGTGCAGCGCGGCGATCGAGACGATCGCGTCGAACCCCGATGCCGGGAGCTCCGCCTCGATCACGTCGCCGAGCTCAAACGTCACATGCGCCGGCGCCCCCGAGGCCCGGGCGCGCGCGATCATCCTCGGCGACAGGTCGATCGCCACGACGCGGGCGCAACGCCGCGCGATCGACCTGGCGAACTCGCCCGCCCCGCACCCGGCGTCGAGCAGGGCGTCGACCCGCGGGGGAAGCGTCCGCTCGATCCAGGGGTGGTAGTGGGCGTTCCAGTCCCATTCGGGCGCGCACGCCGCGAGCCGGTCGAACTCGTCGCGGACGAACTCCGGCGAGCGGGGGTTCACGTTCGCGAACCTCGCCACTCCGGCCTCAGGATCGCGAGGACCACCTCGTCTTGGAAGCTCCCGTTCTTGAAGCTCCGCTGGCGCAGCACCCCCTCC is drawn from Candidatus Polarisedimenticolaceae bacterium and contains these coding sequences:
- a CDS encoding aldo/keto reductase; its protein translation is MSPPLTTRRDVLRLLAASAAGFALPLPTLAEEPTMLRRKIPKSGESIPAVGLGTYRAFDLEASEAAEWTRAKEALRRFAAAGATLVDSSPMYGKAEAAIGALVEENGLQGKLFLATKVWIEGREAGVAQMESSLAKLRTGRLDLIQVHNLLDVEVHLKTLAAWKREGKVRYVGVTHWRDDAHDELARCLEAHELDFVQLNYSARERAAENRLLKVAANRGVAVIANRPFGAGELFKRAAGKPLPEWAGEIGAASWAQLFLKYVLSHPAVTCAIPASRKPEHVIDNLGAATGPLPDDKQRARIAGLVDGL
- a CDS encoding acylphosphatase, with amino-acid sequence MASETRVRLVVSGRVQGVGFRFAAGEAAAEIGVAGWVRNLPDGSVEIVAQGPPSKVASMTAWAARGPRYATVDGVHVEDLEPLPGLAGFEIRR
- a CDS encoding nuclear transport factor 2 family protein, whose amino-acid sequence is MEIRAALIEASEEIARAIAGRRVAALRPWLAPGFTHRSHGGEAVDVEGFLRGIEGIPGEIVAVRVENLEVDPTPTGVLVTGTQYAAVRIDGTLHEERRGFVDWFVRIDGAWRIQAAVDLPLPQTGGTA
- a CDS encoding class I SAM-dependent methyltransferase; this translates as MARFANVNPRSPEFVRDEFDRLAACAPEWDWNAHYHPWIERTLPPRVDALLDAGCGAGEFARSIARRCARVVAIDLSPRMIARARASGAPAHVTFELGDVIEAELPASGFDAIVSIAALHHMDLAAALDRLADLLRPGGRLVVVDLHAPAGIGDHVVSAASAALAPPIRWLRSGRPFPTRASRAAWALHEIHDRHATIPEIRRIAAARLAGSVVRRRLFWRYSLTWIKPT